The Limanda limanda chromosome 21, fLimLim1.1, whole genome shotgun sequence genome contains the following window.
AGAATTGTCATTGTCATTTCACCATCTATCAGTGTGCAGTTGTGTTTGCACTCATTTGCAGCCTTGCATTTGTCTGCACGGCAtgctttgaataaataaaattagCACATCAAAACTGAACTGGGGGCTCATGGTGCACCGGCAAATTATATATCCCGTCTTCATTAGTCATATGGAGGGATAAAGGCTCCTCAGGACAAAAACTCCACAAATAAGGCTTTTGATGAGGGATAATGCAGAGAGACGTTCAGTTCTCGCAGTAATGACGCTGATCTTATTGATTGTAAACATTACCATGTGCACACTTTGACCACTTAAGCAAGTAGGTAAAATTCtctgtaaaagaaagaaaaccccCAAAGCCCGCTGCAGCACGGTGCTTTTATTCTAATTTCCCATCCGTAGTTCCTTTCAAAATGGAACAGGCAATCTAAATGGAAAGCTAATTAGCATTTCATGCATAAACAACAGTCTTTTAGAAAGACTAGGTGTGTTTCCTGCCTAAGCCCCTCCTGTCAAACCCTGTCTGGAGAGACACTAATGGATGGTCTCCCCAGTTGAATATCATCCCGGTCTTTTTCCCTTATCAATATGTGATGAGGGCCTGGAAACCAGAGATGGATGACAATTTCCCGCCAGTTCAGGGAGGCGAAGGTGACTCCTGCTGGAGGTCAGTCCCTGATAGATGTGTGTGATCCTTTGCTTCCACGCACAAATGAGGAAATTTCATTCATCAGCGTTGATCTAACACTTAACCTGTTGGTGTAATCACGCTCACTCAGGGGCTCCTCTGGGGCTATAAAACAGGCTTAGGGCGTTTACCCGCTGCCACTTTTTTCTTTGTGCCACAGTGAGGAATCTAATTAGTGAGGGACCCCTATCATGTGTCCTCTATCTCCTCTGACCCACAAAGAATAGCTTTGTGGCTTTCCCCAATAATCGGGTAGTTCGACTCTATGTCTGTGCCACGCTGGGAGGGGTGCTTCTTTAGCAAAGCTGGCTGACCCCGTCTGTGCCTGACTCTAATCAGGAGCAGTCCAGAGGGTGCCACGATGGCAATAAAAGACAGAATACACCCTCTTCCCGTCCCTGTTACTGCCTCTGCCCTCCTGTGTGTAACCCTCCCCAGCTAGGAACACAGAGGCTGATGCAGAGCCTCCCAGAGGGGGCACCAGGGAGGAGGTTATAAAGCATTATAAGCCAGGTTAGCCCACAGTGACAGCCCAGCTTGTTCCTCCTTCTTTGAGCAGGTCCGCGTGCTGGGCAGTCTCAGCCTCTCATCCACCGCCGCTGAATAGAACCACAGGGCTCTGGCTCCACAGAGATAGTGTTATCTGGGCCGCCATGGGGCTCCGATCGCAGCCGTGTACACACACGCTCAGCGGGCGGCGCACACATCAGCATGAGTGCAGACAAAGAAACCTGTGGACCAACACAAACCTTATGGGTGTACAATGTAACCGCACACATGCAACTTGCACACGGCcgcagacaaacagagacaagtgtgaatgttcacacacacacacacacacacacatatttaagtGTAACAGACGCCGCTTCAGTCTTCAACTTGATAGTGACCCCGTTGTTTCTTTTCCGGCTCTTACCTCGAGGCCTATATCTGGTATAAAATGGCCTTTAGCCGTCACAGGATCAGCCCCTCTATCAGCTGGAGAGGTCAGTGGTCAGTGGTCAATGGTCGCACACGCCTCAGCCTCAGATCTGGCTGTAGTCCCTGCTGTTTTCAGGAATCTGAGTTATTCCGCCCCTTCCTGGAGATCTCCACACATGACCTGTGGGACGGGGATAAGCCGCatttttccccttttccccACAACAATTTCAATTAAAAAGAGATTTGCGGCAGAAAAGCACATTTTCATACAGGGCATGCAAAGAGACTCGTGGAAAAGTTTGAGGTGAGAAGTGGCAGTTAGGTTTTTAAGTTTCTTGGAGAATGCTACGAGAGATGCAGGGTCGACATGGTGAGTGTCTCAAACTCTTAATACTCTATAAAGAGACAATCTTAACACACCACATTCATCCTTATTTTgtattcttcttctctgatgAGATTTCTTTTGTCACTTAATGCATTTAGCTTTTATATTTTGTCCTTGGTCTAGTCTTAAATATTTCTACAGATGCTCATGGTCCCCACAGGATGAACCTGATGGACTTTGGTTCCCCTTAGTTTCCTTTCAGCAACAATCCCAGTGAAGAACAAAGTCGTTTTCACGAATCGAGTGAAACACCTACATCTATGGTCGCAGATATTCGTGGTCCCCAGGGGATGAACCTGACTGACTTTGGTTCTCCTTGATTTCACCTCAGCAACACTTCCAGTCACGTTAAGTCAAGTTTTCACCCATCAAGAGAAATATTTACAGCTATTGTTTTCATATGATTGTTTCAGATATGCATGGTTCCCAGAGGATCAATCTGACCCACTTTGGTTCTCCTGGGTTTCCATTCAGCACCACTTCCAGTCAAGTTAAGTGGAGTCAAGTTTACACCTGTCAAgtgaaatatatacatctagTGTTACCCTATGATTATTACCTTCATGGTAACAAGAGGATGAGTCCTGACTCTGATGGTCCCACTTTCTTTTCTGAAGTGCTGCAATGAGACTGCCAGTTGATGTCTTACACTTCCTAACATTTACTTTACTTTCTAACTTGATAGACCAGAAATATGTCAACGTGTGAAACCTGATCAACATTAAGTACAGACGCTGCAGTTGACGTCCATTCATCGCCTCCAGTTCTGTAGAACCACCCttctcctttgtctttgtctcttttttctctatctattattatattgtattataatttattttattaaactcATACATCATATGTTACCATTACCTTTTCAGATGTCACCCACGTTGACCCCGGACGCCCAAGAGCTGGGACCATTTATGACTACTTCTGTTTGAATAATGGAGACAAATACACACTTGTAATATAACGCTAAAGGTGGTATTTGCTAATGGCTGATGCATTTAGTAACTTTATATGGTACAGGTGTTTATGCAATAACGTTTAGCCCCTGTCTGTTTTATAATGCCGAGCGAGTTCAGACCTGTCTGTGCTGATTAATGAAAAACCTAGACAGACATTTTATCTCTTGGCTTCTAACACAGAGCGCTAACGATAATCTTGACCACGGTATCATTCACACATGCGTTCCATCACGAGCACATCGAAAGTGAAGGATGCACGTCTGTATAACTCTTCTTTCTTTAATTGACACCATTTATTGCATCAAGGCATGATTGCATTTtcaaacagctttttaaaaaagtacaaatgaaaataacatgGTAAGATTAAACTGTCTGTATCAAACGCGATCAATATGATACAATGTGAAAAAATCTGGCGTTTAAGAGTTGAATTTATGTATCTGCTCATCGCTTGTCACCCCCAAACCAGCAGTTATTATTACTAATAATCATTATTGTCCTACATAATATGAAATTCAGATTCGTTAAAACAAACCATACAAACAAAACCGAAAGACTTACACCAAAGTAATCAATAGAGGACAAAAAGAAATCCATCACCCAGTGACAGAAGATGCAACTCTTAATGATCAACACAACAAATTCCACCAATGAACTGCATATTCCTTATCAACAAATTTGGCGAAATATAATCAACAAATGTCcaatttttgtatatatatatatatatatatgtgaaaaaactaaaaaaggatTACAGTGAAGCAAACAGATGTTATTGCAGTGTTGAGTTCATCGTTCATGAAGAAACCAACAGGGACAGCTACAGCATATATGCATCATACGTTATGGTCAGTAAACTTTAGAAAAACACCATTGTaataccataaaaaaaaaatatgtaaaagctGACTCGCTTTCCTAAAACCGCTGCCTATCAAAGTGCATAATGTTCGATTTCATGACTCAACTTCAGGTCGGCTCCTTATTTTACTTTGCAATACATAACTGTAGTCGAACGGCAAACGTTTCTGCCCGGCTTCTCGCTATACACCTAAgtgaatatatattaaattgaCTATATAAGAAAGTCATAAGTGACTGATTTCTAATCTGAAGACTATGAGTTTTTTTAGAagtcacatcatcatcacaacacagcTGGCGGTTGAGATGAATGATTTCACTGCATGTTAGTTAAAAAAATGTTAGATGCTAATGTAGCAAAATAGAATTCTGTGTATCGTCAGAGTCCCACTGTGACCGTGCTTGTATGTAGAGAGTGCTTTGAATGAGGGGATTTTAGCTTTTCCTTCATCGGCGTGCACAAATGGCTGAAGCTCCCAGTTCAGAACACATGAACACTTTCTCATATAACCAACCTCTTTATATGTGAGCGCTAATATTTCAAAAAGTCCAACTTAGAAGAAGCCGTTGGCTGACATTCATCCCACAAATGCGCGACGTGACCCTTCATAGTCTGCATGAAACTTTAATTTGGTTGAATCAAAGTCACTCCGTCGTATTGTCATTTCGTTCTGCCCCATGCACCAGCTCTGCGTAGTGATACGCACCGCTTCCTGTCAATCACCTGACAGGAAGAAATCTGTCCCGGGACATAGTCCCTAATCATGTTACCCAACAAACTTTATAATGTCTTTTGTTTAGGGTATCACTTGTTAGCTGGGCTCGCAGCTCAAGTTCAAGATAAGTTCGACATGATCATGTTCTTATTGTcacaaaaacagagaggaaatgtatcaaaaaataaattacagatGCAGGATATTGCAGAATAATTGGAAGAATGAAGAAGAAATGTGGGCGTAACCATGCTGTGGCTCGGTCATCAGTTTTATCCTTTTTAGGGGGGTTGGGGGAGCTGGACAAGCAGATGTTTGGATTATAGAGTCATTAGAgttggggtcaaaggtcacagataGGCTTCCACTCGCTCCCATGGCTGCATCTCCGTGAAGAAGCCATCGCACAGGCCGAAGCCCTgatccagagagagagggatggccTGCGCCTCCTCTTTGATTTCGTCCCAGGGCTGCAGCATCGCCTCCTCTGGCGGCTCCGGGAACAGCGTGGCGGGCTCGTCGAACTGCTGCAGGTGGTGTTGGCTCTGGAGCAGCTGGTCCTGGTCGAGCTGCTGCCGCTGCGCGTGCTGCGACAGCGGCGTGTGGAGCTCCCCCAGGTTGGCGGCGCACTCCATGGAGGCGCCGCTCAGGTCCATGTAGCCGTAGGACTGGTGGTGGCTCAGATGCTGGCTCTGACCCAAGAGGTCGCCTCCTCCGCACCACCTCACCGCCGAATGCTGCCTCCCCTGCATGGACACCTCCATCTCGCACCCCAGGGAGCTCAGCGCCGAGTTGAGGTCCAAATCCTCGAAGTTGCTACAGTCTCCGCTCAGGACGTCGTCAAACACGGACGCCAGGTCAAAGTCCCCCCTCAGGATGTCTGCTCTGTGGGCCTCGGTGGCCAGCAGAGGAGACTCGGTCACCCTCATCACGTGGTTGCTGATCTTCGAGGACAGGTTCTTCCGTTTGCCGCCCACAACTTGGTAAGGGCAGCCATTTTGGGTGCTGTGATAACCCTGTTCCAGTTTGCTCTGTCTTTGCGTGctgccaccgctgctgctgctgctgctgatgccgTTGTACTGGTTGGCCGACATCCTCCTGCGTTTAAAGATGCCGTTGACAAACATGTCGGCATACTGGGGATCGATCTGCCAGAAGCCTCCTTTCCCCGGCTCGTCCTTCTGCCTGGGGACCTTCTTGAAACACTTGTTGAGGGACAAGTTGTGACGAATTGAGTTCTGTGACAGAGACaaggatacaaaaaaaaagtatatttaacATGATTGGCTTTGAGCTAATTTGAGTCAGTcatgcacaaagtaaaaatgcCAGTGAGACTAGAGGATGtgaaagggtggggggggggggggtattgttgttgtttgtatagGAAAGGCAAATGTACCTAATGAGGCTTTCTAGTCACAGGCAGCTCTGCGCATTTCAAACATGATCAGCTGTGCTTAGCTGCCATCTCTCTCAGGAGCCCtcattaacaaacacacacacaccaacacacacacacacacacacacacacacacacacacacacacacagacacacacacacacacacacacacacacacacacacacacacacacacactagagtgCTCTCTTCATCACCATTCCCCTGAGACAAAAACCCTGTATGAGCACTCTCCAAGAAGATGGACATTTCTTGCATTGAAGAAAACCCACTTGTCATGGAAATCATCAGGCGGAAATTACACACTCGTGTCCCCGTAGAATTAATAATCCAGGAGACATTAGActtattttctttaactttcaACCTACTCTACATCTGGTGGGCTTTTGTTTTCCCACGCTAACAGAAAAGGCCTCGGAATCCAGGAGACATTAGACTTATTTTCTTTAAGTTTGAACCTACTCTACATCTGGTGGGTTTTTGTTTTCCCACGCTAACAGAAAAGGCCTCGTACCCCGCAGGTCCACAGACGTGGTGTCTGATGGTGACACTGGAGCCCAATCCTCAcccttccctccctcacctCAACATTTATCGGACTCATCAATAATACACGGACTGGTCCTGGTCTCGGTTACCTGCCAGCTGGGCTCCGCGTGTCGGTAGTAGCAGAAATTCGCCGTTATCCAGTTGTAGATGGTGGACAGAGTCACTTTGGGCTGCTTGCTGGCCTGCATGGCCATGCAGATGAGAGAGGCGTAGGAGTAGGGCGGCTTGACTTTGGGGTTGCTCTTGTAGTCGACCTCCACCGGCGGGCTGGCCTGGACGGGGATCTGCGGGTAcccggaggaggtggagagcgCGCAGCTGGCGAACAGGCGCGGCGCCGCGGTGGAGCAGCTGCCGGAGGTCACCGGGCTCCCGAGGTACAGAGGCATCCCGGTGGAGGCGGTGTCCCCGGCCGGAGGGCTGGACGGAGAGTCGGCACCTCCTCCGGGGAAGCCGAGCCTCTTCAGGAGCAGGTGCTGCTGGGAGGCCGGACAGCCCGGACCCGCCGCGCCGCCGGGTCGCTCCGGGTCCGCGCTGAGGATGGAGAAGTTCTGGAGCCAGTGGAGGCTGGTGAGGCTGTCGTCCAGCGGTGCCGAGTCCGTCCCGGCGCCCTGGTCCTCCGGGAAGACCCCCAGCCAGGTCTCCTTAAACTTGTTGGCGATGTCGGGGCTCGTCAGGACCGGCATCCTGGCTTCGTGCGCGCGGCGAGGGGCTGGAGACGAGCACAGGATCCTCAGATCAGCATCTAAAGTTTTGTCTTATCTTCAGGCCGCAGGTGGGggaaaaagtataaaaacaaaaaaaatgctgttAACTAAATAAATCCAAACCCCTACCTCACACTCAGGTGCCACATAAATCAGCAGGCTGGTGCTTGGTCAAAATATCCAAAGCCAAAGCAAATACGTTCGTGCCAGAGATGAACCGAATGGTGCGTAATTTCCCTACCTCCGGCGGCGTGTGTGGAGGAGATGCTCCGTGTGCACCTGTTGCAGTGagtccctgcctctctctctctcctctctctctctctcctctctctctctcctctcggaGGTCTCAGCGGCGCATCCAGTCTCTGCGCAACAAGTGCAGCGGGGGGAGGGCGAGCAGCatccgacagcagcagcagcagccgtgcGTAATCGACGGAGGAACTGGAATAGAACCAAACGCCACTCAGGACAGATCCATGTCGGACTCAGGCAAACCGGGCTGTTGCTCATCCACCcgagcgtgtctgtgtgtgtgtgtgcgtgggagtTGAAGATGTGAGAATGTGCTGGAGGTTGTAAAATAAGTCGTTCTTAAAAGCCCCACCATCCCTTTAACTGCCCGGGGGGAGCTCCGATTGGCTGCTTACCTCTGCCTCTCCAGGTCTCACTCACcagaagtctctctctctctctctctctctctctctctctctctctctctctctctctctctctctctctctctctctctctctcgctttctctctctctctatctctctctctctctctctctctctctctctctctctcactatatatatatatatatatatatatatatatatatctttagaAATGTGCGTAATTGCGCATCTAAATGTTAAAGGCATGCGATAATTACTGCACCACCCACACGCAGTCGTGTCTCcaggacattacattgattcATAACAATATTAACATACTAAACCCTTACCCTTAACTTTATCCTAAACCCAAGCTAAACCTAACTTAAACCTAACCCATGCATTTACCTTAGAATTCACTGATACACATCATGGGGACTTGCTCTTTGTCCCCACGACaggagtaatacctggaccacacacacacacacgcacacacacacaatcaaacacgcGAGCGCACACACTCCCTTTAATCTCGTTTTGTTGGCCTGAAACGTGAACTCTGTAACACCACCCCTCCACCCTGGTGGCGCTGGAAAAGACGCGCCACACGTCCCGCTTGGAGCGCACTTGTTGCACCTGCAGAGGAGGGAAACAGTGAATTGATAAGCCTCTGTTTACCAAGACCCCACAGAGTCAGGGTGGGTGTTATTGTTTCCGTCCCTCTAACGTGGAAACAGGATGATGCTAATTGAATTCTTCAGCAACAGTTGCAAAGATTGATCCTCAGGTCGTTTCCACAGGCAGAGTCAAGCTGCTGTAAGAGCAGGGGGAGTAAGCACATGAATTGTGCGATCTATTTTTAATAGACTGAGCATAATGGAGGTAGATGCAtgcactttacacacacacacacacacacacacacacacacacacacacacacacacacatattggaTGATTAAAGTGATAATCAGGCAGTGCTGGTGTCATGTTCTACAAATGCTCTATGCAAAAATTGCAGCTCCTGTGTATGCAAAAAGTCCTTGGAAGAGCCAACGTGAATAATGAGGAAATACTGCCACACTGTGGATTGACACTGCACTGCAGTCACAGCAGAGGGGCTCAATCACACACgaacaagatggtgaatatcccttgtgtGAAGGTCTTCCACACTAGAGTTTCCAACCACAAACAGATGTCATGGACCACCATAGGATGTTAGGGATGCTTGCCACAGGCTGATCAGGCCTGGGTGTGAGGCCCTAACATCTCAGGTCCCAGTTGGGGTCCTAACCTCCACTGGCCAGACTATTGCTTTCCAGCCCTGTTGTTCCCCCCACAGAGTGAATAAGTAACTGAATCAGGTAAACTGGTTTAATCACTTACCCGCTGTAAGAGGCAGTTTAGAGGCCCTGAAAAACCCGTTCTTAAACCAATGATTGTTTCCTGCAGGGGTGCACTGGAGCAGACCATGCTATTATTCAAGGCTGCATATCTGCACGTCAGTGTTCACTGTGGCCTTTTCACCACACTGCATTAATATTAggaatgtaacacacacacacatatccctGACAATGTTGTGAGCTATTTATATTTTCAGGGTAAATGTCACAGATCAGACGGCTTGGCCAGTcacattaaaatgcaaacaGTACAATCAGCTCTCACTGTGTATTCTATGTGATCATGGAGTGTGAAGACATAGTGTTTATGAATATGTGAGAGGAGGCCTGGGCACATAAAGCACGAGGCTTTGTATTagaatatatttgattttaatgttACACACGTTTTTAATGAGACACTACTCACAGgtaacaaacacagaaaatgtttcTAATGAAATCCTGTGCATTGTGGTGAGTTCAGGTAGGACAGGGGGTTTAGAAGATTTCACATCAAACTATCCACACATTCATTATCTTTACTGCTTATCCATTGAGGGTCAATGGTGGAGCgagagccaatcccagctggcaTCGGGCGAGAGACGGGTTTGCCCCTGGACGGGTCACCAGCGTATCACAGGACcaacatccagagacaaacaatcctCTACTGTCACATACAGTCCATTTAGAATCTCCTGTTAACCTTAACCCAaatctgtgactgtgtgaggaagcaggaaaaacccacacagacacgggGAGTACATGCAAACTCAATACattatctctcctcctctcttttgcCTCTCATTCCTGATATGCTGCCACTAAAATCTGGCTGAAATCCCAACTTCATGCTGTTTGAACCTTTTTTTCACCTTTCACATTAGTCAGCTGACCCCAGTCACCAAATCTTGTATTTCTAAATTGATAAAAAATCATGTTGGATGTAATGGTAATTTCTGGGTCAACGTTGCCATCTAGTGTAGGTTGAACTCTGCTTACAGAAACACTTTGCATAGGCGTTTTTAACAAGAGCTGTAACTCATATACATAAATGATGGTTCATAGGCCTGGGGCTATTTCCAACATTGTGCAGCACCGAccatccctcttcctcccccccacacacatttcatcagttcatctgccGAGGTCAAAGATGTGGAGTGCGGAGGCTGACGAGGGCTTCGGGTGTGTAGAGCCACCAGGAAGGATGAGAGGCCAAATCTTTATGCAGAGGAACCGGGGGGATACACTTGGCATTACCAGCTGTTGCATAGTGTGCAGGAGGTTTGATTTTTTTGGTA
Protein-coding sequences here:
- the foxj1b gene encoding forkhead box protein J1-B; the protein is MPVLTSPDIANKFKETWLGVFPEDQGAGTDSAPLDDSLTSLHWLQNFSILSADPERPGGAAGPGCPASQQHLLLKRLGFPGGGADSPSSPPAGDTASTGMPLYLGSPVTSGSCSTAAPRLFASCALSTSSGYPQIPVQASPPVEVDYKSNPKVKPPYSYASLICMAMQASKQPKVTLSTIYNWITANFCYYRHAEPSWQNSIRHNLSLNKCFKKVPRQKDEPGKGGFWQIDPQYADMFVNGIFKRRRMSANQYNGISSSSSSGGSTQRQSKLEQGYHSTQNGCPYQVVGGKRKNLSSKISNHVMRVTESPLLATEAHRADILRGDFDLASVFDDVLSGDCSNFEDLDLNSALSSLGCEMEVSMQGRQHSAVRWCGGGDLLGQSQHLSHHQSYGYMDLSGASMECAANLGELHTPLSQHAQRQQLDQDQLLQSQHHLQQFDEPATLFPEPPEEAMLQPWDEIKEEAQAIPLSLDQGFGLCDGFFTEMQPWERVEAYL